GAGGGTCGATGGCTCCAGCAATTGAACCGCGGTCATGAAACGTTGTTGCAACCAATGAAAATCCTGTTCGTGTTTTGTCACGTGGTTAGCCGGTTGTAAGCCGAGAGATCGGAATCGATCAACCAGATAGTCGGCTGCTTGCAAGCTACCATCCGTGCCGGCCTGCCGGCCTTGATACGATGGATGACTCAGTTCGCGAATGTCTTGGATGATATTCCCAATAACCAGGGGAATGGATGGAGAAGAGGAGGGCTGAGGGTCAAAGCCCAGAACAGGAGTCGTGAGGGCGAGTCCGATCAACATTTGGACAATGGGAAATCGTAACAAGTTTCTTACCTGTTCCTTGTCATAACGGAGATTAAAAGACTGCGTGTAACAGGGGAAGGGTATAATCGAATGTGTGAAAAAAAGGAGCCTGTGGCGGAACCCGTGCCCGGCGTTAGTCCTCCAAAGGAATGGTGATGACAATGGCCCCCATGAGGTCGCCCTTTTTGAAGTCACGCTTGGGGCTTAAGGGGTGAGCATTATGGCAAGTCGTGCAGGTATCGTTGATCGCTGTATCGGCATAGATGGCCTGGAACAAGCGTTTTTTGCCGGTGGATACAATTCCACGTTGAGGTGTATCGGAATTGAGCGAAAGTTGCTCCAAGGCCTTTCGTTCGAAATCCGTCGCAGGCCCATTCCTTCGATAAATCGGCCAGAGACTAATTAAGCGGAATCGAATGCCGTGCCCTGATTCCGCGACCAATTTACTGGAAATATGGAGAAACTGCGCAGGAAGAGGAATGGCATTTTTGTTTTCCCAATCTTCTCGCGCCATGACGACATTTTGCTCCTGCATCCTTTTCACGATATGCGTCGTGTAGACGTGACGGTCCGCCTCCACGATGGCATGAATAAAATCGGCAACTTTCTCCGGTGACAGATTTTTCATGGCGTTGGATTCACCTGCTTGAAGAGATGAAGACACACCCATTCCTATGAGGAGAGTGGAAAGTAAAACCATGGATAAGCGGATCCTACGACCCCGTAGGCTTGTCATGACGTCGTACTCCTTTCCTTCGCCAGGTGGGCATTCGAGACGGGTAAGGTGATCAAACAGGTCGTTCCCCGGTTTTCTTCACTTTCCATTCGAATGTGTCCGCCTAATTTATTGATGATACGATAGGCCACGGTGAGTCCAAGGCCCGATCCTTCTCCCTGCCCCCTGGTGGTAAAAAAAGGGTCAAAGACTCTGGGCAAATGAGTCGGGGCGATGCCGCGCCCCGTGTCTTTAATGTGGATTTCCAGATCGTGCCCTGACGCTTCTGTTGAAATAGTCAGCTTCCCACCTTCCTTCATCGCTTGAAAAGCATTGGTGATGATGTTGGTAAAGGCCTGTCCAAGTTCCAAGGCTTTTCCCTGAATGGAAGGGATGGGTCCCAGGTGAGTCTCTATTTCAATCTGGACTGATGGAAAGAGATCCTTGACCGTCCTCACGGATTGTTCCAACAGTTCATTGAGATTAATGAGCGTTTGCCCTTCAGTCAAATTTTTTCCGGATTGACCGGTAAAGTCCCGAACGACGGAAGCCATACGTTTTCCATGTTGAACGATGCCCCTGGCATATTCTTTGATCTGCTCGGGATTGGTCTCTTCTTGTATCGCTTCGCCTAATCCAATAACTCCCACTAAAGGATTATTAAGCTCATGTCCAATCCCGGCACTGAGAACGCCCAAGCTGGCCAGTTTTTCCCCTTGGATCACCCGGTCCTGGAGAATACTTTCTTCCGTCGTATCTCGTAACACCAATCCGGCACTTGGCCCCCTTCCCGGGCGGGCCTGGACACCAAACCAACGGTACCGGAACGTTCGCTGATTGATCCGAATTTCCTGTCGATTGGTGCCCGATTGTGCCCAATTCGTGGGAACCAGGGGATCTTGCAACGAGGCGTTGGACGGATTGGCCTTTGTATTGCCTGAAAATGGAGGTTCCATAACCTGGACCGCGTGCATTTCCTGTTTAAGCCGGTCTTGTGTCGCAGGATCCAAGGAGAAAATTTGGAACAGTGGGGTGCCGATGATTTCGCCGTTCGTGACGGCGAAGGCTTCTTTCGAGGCCTTATTCAAATATTCGATGTGTTCGTCCGGGCCAATCATCAGGACCGGGTCAGGCACATTATCGAGAATTTTAATGGTTGACTCTTCAAGGTATTTCACTTCCTGGGTTTTCAACTCAACTTGGCTTTCCAACCCGGCGAACTGTGAAGCCAGTTGCTGGTTCATGCGATTGACTTCATCGGCCAATTCCTCAATTTCATCGCCGGTGGATAATGTTATGGGCTCACGATATTCCCCTCTGCCGATTTGCCGGGCAGCTTCCTGAAGGCGACGAATGGGTGCAGCAATTCGATTGGCCGCTATGTAGCCCAATGTGACGAGCAGCGCCACGCCGAGTAATCCAAAAGCTGCCGTCCATTTGAAGAAATGCTCTATGGGGGCAAAAACCTCACCGGATGACTGCCAGACAAACATATGCCAGGTCTGGCCGGTGGAGAATTTGGTAATCTGATTGGTATTACTCAGGGGGGCAAATCCAATGATGGAGGCTGCAGTGCCCCCATGGCCGTCGCTTGGTGCCGGAGTCCATCCGGCCTTAAGGGGGGTGACGAGGGGAATTAGGCGGGTGTCCGCAATTGAGGTACCGGTGGGAAGGATCGGGCAGCTCAAGACGACGCCACGGCTGTCAATGAGCATGACATGGCCGGTTTTGCCAAATCGAATAATGTCGATGGAAGGGGCAAAGAACTCCTTGGCATCATAAATCCGGTGCAGGACGCCGATGGCTTCATACCGCAAACTATCCATGATGGGGAGCGCGATAGTGAACGTATAGACTCCCAGTCGTGAATCAAACGCTACCTGGCCTATATACGGTTGACCGACTCCATTGTGGAAGGCACCTTGCCACCATACTTCTTCCCGATGAAAGTAAGGAATGTCGGAATCCAGACTCGCAATGACCCGTCCTGCGCGATCCGTGATAAATAAGCCGCGTGTGGCAGATCGGGTAATCAGTGGAATGGGATGGCCCGGATCCATAAAGGTTCCCCCCACATGTTGTTGCAGGATCTCGGCAAATGGTCCTTTTAGAATCCGTTGAAGCATGTCGGCATCCTTAGCGTTCCAGGCTTCTTGTTCTTGTTTGAGGGTGCGAGCCCGCTCTTGGGGATTCAACTCACTGAGGGCATCGCGGGTGTGTTCCAGGCGTGCAATGATTTTAACATCGGTTGTCAGTAAGGACGTGCGGGCCAGTTCATCTGCCATGACCAGATCAAGCTTTCTGGCCGTCTCTGTTGCGAGAGCCTCAAAGCTGGATCCATTGACCTCGCGAATTTCCTGTGTGCCCTGGTAGAAAGCCAGCAGGAGTCCAATGATCAAGGGAAGTGCGCCGACCAACAGCATGGACAGAACCAGTTTTTTGGTTAGTCCCTTTTTGCCTTTGGCGGGTTTAGGTTTAGGGTTGTCCACCGGATACCTTACCTTCTACAGGAGGGATGGCGGGAAAGGATAATCGGAAGGTGGTCCCTTTCCCCTGTTCGCTTTCGACTTGAAGATCCCCATGGTATTTCTTGACAATGGTTTTGACGTTATAGAGTCCGAGGCCGGTTCCCTGGCCTTTCGGTTTGGTTGAGAAGAAGGGATTGAAAATCTTTGGGAGGTGTTCCGGGGAAATGCCGCAGCCGGTATCGCTGATCGCAATTTGTACGGTTCCGTTGCTGTGTGAGGTGGTGATGGTGAGGCTGCCTTTCTCTTCCATGGCGTGAATGGCGTTGGTGATAAGGTTGATGAAAACCTGGAGTATTTCTTCGGGTTTAGCCTGGACGGTCAAGCCGTTTTGGTAATGTTTCTGAACCGTAATTTCTCGAAATTTTGTCGCAAACCTGGAAATGCTTAAGGCTTCATCCAGTCTGGCATGGAGGTCGATTCTTTCGAGTTCCTGATGACCGGATGTGCGAACATAATCAGTGATATTTCGTGAAATGGCTTGAATGCGTTGAGCTGCTTCATGGATGCTGGCGGCATGGAGTCGAATGCGATCGAGATTGTTTTCCTCTTGAATTTCTTCGGCCATCGCCAAAATGACATACAGTGGATTATTAATGTCATGGGCAATCCCTGAGGCAAAGGTTCCCATGCTGGCTAATTTTTCCGAATGAAACAATTGTGTTTGGATAAATGTTTGATGTTGGATTAACTCGGAGAGAACTTTGGCGGCTGTCCCTCCAAGTACTTCAGCCCCGCTGTGTTTGTGCTCCGTAATGTATGATGGAAGAATGGGGTCCCCGGTCACGTCAATAATCAAATTCAGCTTGTCTTCCTGAATAAGCTTAAGGGGGTGGGAGACTGTCGGAATATTGTGAAGTCTGGCAAGTTGAAACCCCAAGGCGTGAGGATTTGTGTCGGCAATGCCCAGGAGACGGATATGGGGTAAATTAAGAAAGGATTCCAACATGGCCGTTCCCCCTCTGCCGGCTCCGAGAATGGCAATGTTTATTGGAGGTTCACCGGTCGGCATGGAATCCCTCCCTCATTGTCGAAGTGGAGGAGGATGGAAGGCTAAAGTCGGGTGGGGAGCATGAGAAGTTTCTCCATGTCTCAACGTTCATATGGTAGAAAGCCCTATCATGAGGATAGGGCTTTACTCGATATACCATAGTCTTCTTCATCATGGGGTACCATTTACCCGCGAGAAGAAACTCGAAATCTGAAACGTTCGATCTGTCAGATTACAGGCGATTGAGATCTCGTTTTTCCATAGCGGTGGCCACGGATTTAATGAGCTTTTCTTTTTCAACCGGTTTGACGAGATAATCCACAATCCCCTGCTTGAGAAATCCCGTGGCCATTTCCATATCCGGGAATCCCGTCAGTACAATGAGTGGAACACGGGGGTATTGCTGTTGGAAATAATTAATGGCTTCCACACCATTAATTTTCGGCATGCGAATATCGGAAATGATGACGTCCAACATTAAGGGATTTTCGCCTTTCTGTACTTCCTGAATAGCCTTTTCCCCATCCTCCGCCTCGATGACATCATATCCGGACTTTTCGAGAGTCATCCGTACAACTTTTCGAACATCCGGCTCATCGTCCACGACGAGAACCAGGCCGTTGGTCTTGTGTCCTCCAAACATTGCTGCAGTTGTTTCTGCCATTACTCTTCTCCTTTGTTGGTAGGTGAGTAGCCTGATTGGATTCCCATTGAATTGGTCAGAGGAAAAAGAAAAATGTTCCTATCTCTTTTGAAAGCACAATATTATCTTAATCAACCAATAAGAGAAAGGGTTAATTTGACCTTAAAATTTGGCATATTGGGAATGACATTGGCGAATATAGGATAAATCGCCTTGGCGTGCTCGATATTATTCCTGAAGCCTGCTGGGAATAGTCCAGTTTCACTCCCTTCTGTTCATATCGGTATTTCCAAGACGAGTCCGTCAATATTGTAGAGGATTTTCTTTCCCCTGAGGCCGAAAAAAAAGGGGAACTAACATTTTTAAAATGTGTTGGCAGTGGGTTGTATTCGCTGCAAGACTGGAATCCATCATTAGGTTTCACAGCTTAAATGGTCAGATCCAATTGAGGCAGGTAGGCTCGACTAGGGAAGGAAAGATGGAAAGGGAGGGAGTCGATTCGGATGAAAATAGGAAAGAGGAGCGGACACCATCTGGCCCTGCGGACAA
Above is a window of Candidatus Nitrospira neomarina DNA encoding:
- a CDS encoding response regulator, with the translated sequence MAETTAAMFGGHKTNGLVLVVDDEPDVRKVVRMTLEKSGYDVIEAEDGEKAIQEVQKGENPLMLDVIISDIRMPKINGVEAINYFQQQYPRVPLIVLTGFPDMEMATGFLKQGIVDYLVKPVEKEKLIKSVATAMEKRDLNRL
- a CDS encoding Tll0287-like domain-containing protein; translated protein: MTSLRGRRIRLSMVLLSTLLIGMGVSSSLQAGESNAMKNLSPEKVADFIHAIVEADRHVYTTHIVKRMQEQNVVMAREDWENKNAIPLPAQFLHISSKLVAESGHGIRFRLISLWPIYRRNGPATDFERKALEQLSLNSDTPQRGIVSTGKKRLFQAIYADTAINDTCTTCHNAHPLSPKRDFKKGDLMGAIVITIPLED
- a CDS encoding sensor histidine kinase; amino-acid sequence: MPTGEPPINIAILGAGRGGTAMLESFLNLPHIRLLGIADTNPHALGFQLARLHNIPTVSHPLKLIQEDKLNLIIDVTGDPILPSYITEHKHSGAEVLGGTAAKVLSELIQHQTFIQTQLFHSEKLASMGTFASGIAHDINNPLYVILAMAEEIQEENNLDRIRLHAASIHEAAQRIQAISRNITDYVRTSGHQELERIDLHARLDEALSISRFATKFREITVQKHYQNGLTVQAKPEEILQVFINLITNAIHAMEEKGSLTITTSHSNGTVQIAISDTGCGISPEHLPKIFNPFFSTKPKGQGTGLGLYNVKTIVKKYHGDLQVESEQGKGTTFRLSFPAIPPVEGKVSGGQP
- a CDS encoding ATP-binding protein, producing MDNPKPKPAKGKKGLTKKLVLSMLLVGALPLIIGLLLAFYQGTQEIREVNGSSFEALATETARKLDLVMADELARTSLLTTDVKIIARLEHTRDALSELNPQERARTLKQEQEAWNAKDADMLQRILKGPFAEILQQHVGGTFMDPGHPIPLITRSATRGLFITDRAGRVIASLDSDIPYFHREEVWWQGAFHNGVGQPYIGQVAFDSRLGVYTFTIALPIMDSLRYEAIGVLHRIYDAKEFFAPSIDIIRFGKTGHVMLIDSRGVVLSCPILPTGTSIADTRLIPLVTPLKAGWTPAPSDGHGGTAASIIGFAPLSNTNQITKFSTGQTWHMFVWQSSGEVFAPIEHFFKWTAAFGLLGVALLVTLGYIAANRIAAPIRRLQEAARQIGRGEYREPITLSTGDEIEELADEVNRMNQQLASQFAGLESQVELKTQEVKYLEESTIKILDNVPDPVLMIGPDEHIEYLNKASKEAFAVTNGEIIGTPLFQIFSLDPATQDRLKQEMHAVQVMEPPFSGNTKANPSNASLQDPLVPTNWAQSGTNRQEIRINQRTFRYRWFGVQARPGRGPSAGLVLRDTTEESILQDRVIQGEKLASLGVLSAGIGHELNNPLVGVIGLGEAIQEETNPEQIKEYARGIVQHGKRMASVVRDFTGQSGKNLTEGQTLINLNELLEQSVRTVKDLFPSVQIEIETHLGPIPSIQGKALELGQAFTNIITNAFQAMKEGGKLTISTEASGHDLEIHIKDTGRGIAPTHLPRVFDPFFTTRGQGEGSGLGLTVAYRIINKLGGHIRMESEENRGTTCLITLPVSNAHLAKERSTTS